DNA from Desulfuromonas sp. AOP6:
ACGATGTCCATTGCCTGGTGCCGGACAGAAAACTTATTCTCGGTGGCGTTGAAGTTCCTTATGAACTCGGGCTGCTGGGCCATTCCGATGCCGACGTTCTTCTGCACGCCATCTGTGACGCGATCCTGGGGGCTCTGGCTCTCGGGGATATCGGCCGCCACTTTCCCGATACCGATCCGGCTTACCGCGGTATTTCCAGCCTGGTCCTGCTCAGGCATGTCATGACCTTGGCGGCGGAGAAGGGTTACGCCATCGGCAATATCGATGCGACCGTCATCGCCCAACGCCCCAAGCTGGCGCCTTATATCGGGCAGATGGTCAGTCATATTGCCGAAGCCTGCGCAACGGAGAGCGCCAGGGTTAACGTCAAGGCAACCACGACGGAAAAACTCGGGTTCGAGGGTCGTGGTGAAGGTATTTCGACCCACGCCATCGTCCTTTTGCAGAGGATCAGGGACGAACACTGATATTCCAAAGGCCTGACGGGCTTTTTTACAGATTACAGGGAAGGATTCCTTATGAGCACGCCAGACGCAGCCCCGGTTTCCCACTTCATCCGCAACATCATCACCGCCGACCTCAAGGAACAAAGAGTGGTCGGGCCGGTGGTGACGCGCTTCCCGCCGGAGCCCAACGGCTATCTGCACATCGGCCACGCCAAGTCCATCTGTCTGAACTTCGGCCTGGCCGCCGATTTCGGCGGCCGCTGCCATCTGCGTCTCGACGACACCAACCCGGAAAAAGAAAGCGTCGAGTATGTGGAGGCCATCAAGGATGCCGTGCGCTGGCTGGGTTTCGACTGGGGGGAACATCTCTACTATGCTTCGGATTATTACGAGCAGCTCTACGATTTTGCCTGCCAGCTCATTGCGGCCGGCAAGGCCTATGTCGACAGTCTCCAGGCGGACGAGGTGCGGGCCCTGCGGGGCACCCTGACCGAGCCGGGACAGGAAAGCCCCTACCGCAGCCGTTCCGCTGACGAAAATCTCGACCTTTTCCGCCGCATGCGGGCCGGCGAGTTCCCGGACGGCGCCCATACGCTGCGGGCCAAGATCGATATGGCCTCACCCAACATGAACCTGCGCGATCCTGTCATGTACCGCATCCAGCGGGCGAGCCACTACCGTACGGGTAATCAGTGGTGCATCTACCCCATGTACGACTTCGCCCACCCGCTGTCGGACGCCATCGAGGGGGTGACCCATTCCATCTGCACGCTTGAGTTCGAGGATCATCGCCCTCTCTACGACTGGTTTATCGATAATCTGAGTCTGCCCAGCCGCCCCCGTCAGTATGAGTTTGCCCGTCTCAACCTCGAATACACCGTGATGAGCAAACGCAGGCTGCTGGAACTGGTGCAGAAGAAGGATGTGACGGGCTGGGACGATCCGCGCATGCCGACCATCGCCGGCCTGCGCCGACGCGGATTTACTCCGGCGGCCATCCGCACCTTCTGCGACCGTATCGGCGTCGGCAAGAGCGACAGCTGGATCGACATGAGTGTCCTTGAAGACTGTCTGCGCGAAGACCTCAATGAAACGGCACCGAGGGCCATGGCCGTGCTTCGTCCTCTCAAGCTCGTCATCGAGAATTACCCGGAAGATCGGGTGGAGGAATTCGAAGCCGCCAACCACCCCCAACGCCCCGAAATGGGTAGCCGCCTCGTGCCCTTCTGCCGGGAAGTCTATATTGACCGGGAGGACTTCATGGAAGATCCGCCCAAAAAATTCTTCCGTCTGGCGCCTGGCCAGGAAGTCCGCCTGCGTTACAGCTATATCATCCGCTGCGAGCAGGTCATCAAGGATGAGCAAACGGGGGAAGTGGTCGAGGTGCGCTGCAGCTACGACCCCCAGACCAAGGGGGCGGCTCCGGCCGACGGCCGCAAGGTCAAGGGTACGATCCACTGGGTGTCGGCCCGGCATGCGGTTCAGGCCGAAATCCGGCTCTACGACCGCCTCTTCAAGAAGGCCAATCCCTCCGGGGATAAGGACGGCACGGACTATCGGAGCCATCTCAATCCCGACTCCCTGGAGATACTGGTGAAATGCCCGGTCGAGCCTTCACTGGCTCAGGCTGCGGCAGGGCAGGTCTTCCAGTTTGAACGCCAGGGTTATTTCTGTGTCGATTCACGGGATTTCGCGGCCGGAGCCCTGGTTTTCAATCGGGCGGCCACCCTCAGGGATTCCTGGGCCAAGGCGGGCAACTGACCCTCCCCGAGAGTCCGTTGATCCGAAACCCTTGGTCAAATGGGGTTTCCATGACTGATATCCTGTGCTATTAAGGTGAGACCGCCAGCCCCGCGCTGGCGGCTCTCAATTCAAGGCCAGACAAGGAGAGTCTTTTTTCATGACCTTGCGCGTTTTCAATACCCTCACCGGCAACAAAGAAGAATTCGTGCCGCTGCAGCCCGGCAAAGTGGGCATGTACGTCTGTGGCGTCACAGTCTACGATTACTGCCACATCGGCCATGCCCGCGCCAATATCGTCTTTGACATCGTCTACCGTTATCTGCGTTTTGCCGGTTACGACGTCACCTACGTGCGCAATTACACCGACGTCGATGACAAGATAATCAAGCGGGCCAATGAGAGGGAGATTTCCAGTAAGGAGCTCTCCGAAGAGTTCATCCGGGCCTTTGACGAGGATATGGCCGCCCTTGGTCTGGAACTGCCTACCCATCAGCCCAAGGCGACCGAGTTCATCCCTCAGATCGTGGCCATCGTGCAGAAGCTCATCGACAAGGGCATGGCTTACGAGGCGGAGGGTGATGTCTACTACGCCGTTGATAAATTCCCCGACTACCTTAAGCTGAGCAAGCGAAACATGGATGAAATGAGGGCCGGCGCCCGCATCGCGCCTGGGGAACGCAAGCGCAACCCCATGGATTTTGCTCTGTGGAAGGCCGCCAAGCCGGGAGAGCCCTCATGGGAATCGCCTTGGGGACTGGGACGGCCGGGTTGGCACATCGAGTGCTCGGCCATGTCGGTAGAATTTCTCGGCGAGTCCTTCGACATTCACGGCGGCGGCAAGGATCTGGTCTTTCCTCATCATGAGAACGAGATAGCCCAGAGTGAAGGCGCTTTTGGGCAGCCTTTTGTCAAATACTGGCTGCACAACGGCTTCGTCAACGTCAACCAAGAGAAGATGAGCAAGTCCCTGGGCAATTTCTTCACCATCCGTGACATCCTGAAAAAATATGATCCGGAGGTGGTACGCTTTTTCGTCCTCTCAGCCCACTACCGTTCGCCCATCGATTTTTCTGACAAGAACCTGGAGGACGCCAAGGCCGGTCTGACCCGTTTTTACGAGTCCCTCAAGGCGGCCCGCGATATTCTTGAAAAAACGCCGATTCCCAACCAGGTCCCCTGTGAAATGGTTAAAGACGAGGAGCGGGAGGTCTATGACCGCATCGAAGCCTTGGAAGACCGCTTCTGCGAGGCCATGGACGATGACTTCAACACGGCCCTGGCCATTGGCCATCTCTTCGAAGCAATTCGGGGCATGAATCGCATCATGGGTGAAAAGCGTTTTGACGAGTGCCCGCTGTCCCTGCTGGTTCTCAAAGACGGTCTTACCAAGGTCGAGCAGCTGGGGAGCGTCCTAGGCCTCTTCCGTTCCGAACCGGCCGCCTGGCTGGCCAAAACCCAGGAAGAAGGCCTCGCCGATAGCGGCCTGAGTCCCGCTGTGATCGAAGGCTTGATCGAGGAACGCAAGCAGGCCCGTAAAAACCGGGATTTCAGCCGGGCCGACGAGATTCGCGACGAGCTGGCCGCCAAAGGCGTTCTTCTGCTGGACTCGCCCGAAGGGACGACCTGGAAGCTCAAATAGAGGACAATGGATAAGCAGCGGCGAAAGAGCAAGACTGGGGGCGAATGAGCCCCCTTTTGCGTTTGGAGCCGTCTGCCGGCGAAAGGGTGCAGCCATGGCACGATTCGAACTAACATCCGACTATCAACCACGCGGGGATCAGCCGCGCGCCATCAGAGAACTGGTGGAAGGGATTCAGCGACAGGATGCGCACCAGGTCCTGCTTGGCGTGACGGGCTCGGGCAAGACCTTCACCATGGCCAACGTCGTCGCCGAAGTGCAGCGACCCACGCTGGTGCTGGCTCACAACAAGACACTGGCCGCCCAGCTCTACGGCGAATTCAAGGAGCTCTTCCCCAACAACGCCGTGGAATATTTCGTCTCCTACTACGATTACTACCAGCCGGAAGCTTACGTCCCCTCGACCGACACCTTCATCGAGAAGGATTCCTCCATCAACGAAGAAATCGACAAGATGCGCCACAGCGCCACCCGCAGCCTGCTCAGCCGGCGGGATGTCCTCATCGTGGCCTCCGTCTCCTGCATCTACGGTCTCGGCTCGCCGGAGGCCTATTACGGCATGCTGGTGGGGTTGGAGGAGGGCATGGAGCTCCCTCGCGATGAGCTGTTGCGCAAGCTGGTGGATATCCAGTACAGCCGCAACGATGTCGACTTCCACCGCGGCACCTTCCGGGTGCGAGGCGATACCGTGGAGATTTTCCCCGCCTACGAGGAGGACCGCGCCCTGCGCGTCACCTATTTTGGCGATGAGATCGAATCGATCAGCGAAGTCGATCCCCTGCGCGGCAAGATCATCGATCGCCTGCCGAAGACGGCTGTCTTTCCCGCCAGTCACTATGTGGCCACCAAGCCGACCCTCGACCGCGCCATCTGCGAGATTCAGGACGAGCTCCGGGAACGCATCCAGTATTTTCGCGCCAACAATATGCTGCTGGAGGCCCAGCGCATCGAACAGCGCACCCTCTTTGATATCGAGATGATGGAAGAGATGGGTTACTGCCAGGGAATCGAAAACTATTCCCGTTTCCTCGACAGCCGCCAGCCTGGGAAGCCGCCGGCCACCCTCTTTGACTATTTCCCCGAGGACGCCCTGCTCTTCATCGACGAGAGCCATGTCTCGGTGTCTCAGGTCGGGGCCATGTACCGGGGGGATCGCTCGCGCAAGGAGACTCTCGTCAACTATGGTTTCCGGCTGCCCTCGGCCCTCGATAACAGGCCGCTGACCTTTGAAGAGTTCGAAGCCAAAGGGATACAGACCATCTACGTTTCGGCCACTCCCGCCGACTATGAACTGAAGAAGGCGCAAGGCGTTGTGGTGGAGCAGATCGTGCGCCCGACGGGACTCATCGACCCCCCCATCGAGGTGCGCCCCGCCGGCGAGCAGGTCGACGACCTTATCCACGAAATCAGGGCGACAGCTGCCGCCGGCGAGAGGGTGCTGGTGACGACCCTGACCAAGCGCATGGCCGAAGATCTTACCGCCTACCTTGAAGAACTGCAGATCAAGGTGCGCTATCTCCATTCGGACATCCATACCGTCGAGCGCATGGAGATCATCCGCGATCTGCGCCGGGGAGTTTTCGATGTCCTTATCGGCATCAACCTGCTGCGCGAGGGCATCGACATTCCCGAAGTCTCTCTGGTGGCCATCCTTGATGCCGACAAGGAGGGCTTCCTGCGCAGCGAGCGCTCCTTGATTCAGACCTGTGGCCGGGCGGCCCGTAACGTGAACGGCCACGTCATCATGTATGGCGACCGCATTACCCGCTCCATGCAGGCCTGTATCGACGAGACTCAGCGTCGCCGCACCACGCAGCTCGCTTACAACAAGGCGCACGGGATTACCCCGGAGACGGTCAAGAAATCGCTGCGCACCATTTTGGAGGATATTGCCGAAAAGGATTACATCGACATACCCTTGGCGGCAGAAGAACAGGACAAATATCTTAGCGCCAGAGAAATTAAGCAGGAAATCAAGGTACTGCGTCAACAGATGCTGCAGGCTGCCGCTGAACTTGACTTCGAAAAGGCAGCCGAATACCGCGACCGCCTGCTGGCCCTGGAGAAGCACGACCTGGGCCTGAAGTAGGCGGGAGGTTGGCGATCAGAAAAGACCTCTAAGCAGGCCGGGAAAAACCTGTTAAGCTGTTAGAAAGAATAGATTAACCAGCATGTGATGGAGGATAACTATGAGCAAACCCGGTATGGAAGAAAGACGTTCTCTGGAAGTAGCCGAGGCGGCGCGTGAGACGGAATGGCAGCTGCCTAGCTTTGTCGGCGAGATGTTCATGGGGCGCTTCCGCCCCGCCCTGATCCATCCCTATCCAGAACAGGGGGCGGAGGATCGACGGGCCGGCGACAAGATACTGGAGAAACTCAAGATTTTTCTGGCGGATAAGGTCGATGCTGATCGCATCGATCGGGAGAAGGAAATACCGCCTGAGGTGATCGATGGCTTGCGCGAGATGGGACTGTTCGGGATCAAGCTTCCGACCGAATACGGCGGGCTTGGGCTGTCCCAGGTGAATTACAATCGGATCGTGCAGCTGGTTTCCAGCCACTGCGCCTCGACGGCAGTGCTGCTGTCGGCTCACCAGAGTATTGGCGTGCCGCAGCCTCTGAAGATGTTTGGCACCGATGAGCAGAAAAAGGCTTATCTGCCGAGGCTAGCCAAGGGTGAAATCAGTGCCTTTGCCCTTACCGAGCCTGGCGCCGGCTCTGACCCCTCCAAAATGACGACCACGGCGATTCCCACAGACGATGGCGAAGCCTACATTATGAATGGGCAAAAACTTTGGATAAGCAACGGTCCGGTGGCTGATCTCCTTATCGTCATGGCTCGCACGAATGATCTGGAGGAGGAGCGCCCCGAGATCACCGCTTTCGTGGTGGAAGGAAAGTCAAAAGGGCTGACCACCGAACACCGCTGTGACTTCATGGGCCTGAAGGGGATTCAAAACGGGTTGCTGCGCTTCGAAAATGTGCGGGTGCCAAAGGAAAATATCGTTCTTGGGCTCGGCAAAGGGCTGAAACTGGCGCTGCAGACGCTGAACACCGGCAGACTTACCCTGCCGGCTGCCTGCGGCGGGGCTATGAAGCAGGCCTTGGCCATGTCCACGGAGTGGGCTAACGAACGCAGCCAGTGGGGAGCTCCCGTGGGGCACCACGAAGCGGTGGCCGCCAAAGTGGCGACCATGGCGGCTGAGATCTTTGCCGTGGAAAGTCTAGCCTGGCTGACCTCGGCCATGGCCGATCAGGGTGAGATGGATATCCGTCTCGAGGCGGCTTTGGCCAAGCTCTTTTGCAGTGAGGCCCTGTGGCGGACGGTGGATGCCGGGGTGCAGATCCGTGGCGGCCGTGGCTATGAGACCGCCGAGTCGCTGAAGGGAAGAGGTGAGGCGCCCATGCCCATGGAGCGATTGTTGCGCGATGCCCGCATCAATCTCATTATCGAGGGGACGAGCGAAATCATGCGCCTGTTCATTGCCCGCGAAGCCCTGGATCCTCACATGCGGGTTGCTGGTGCCTCGGCGACCTCGTCCAAAATAGACGTGATAGGTGCCGGCAAGTTCTATGCGCGCTGGTATCCGATGTTGTGGCTGCCACGCTTCAAGGGTCCCGAAGGCTTCGAGTTGCGGGGTCCCCTGGCTTCCCATCTGCGCTTTGCCGAGAGGGCCAGCCGCCGTCTGGCCAGGGATCTCTTCCACATGATGATGCTCCATCGGCAGGGCTTGCAGAAGAAACAGGTGATCCTTGGTAAACTGGTCGATACGGGAGCCGAACTGTTCGCCATGAGTGCGGTGTTGTCCCGCTGTGCCTCCCCGGGCTGTCCCGCCGGAGCTGAGGAACTGGCCGATCTCTTCTGTCGCCAGGCCAGAAGGCGGATAAAGAGATTCCATCAAGAGGTCTATTGCAATGACGATACCCGTACCTACCGGGTAGCCCGCCAGGTGCTCAAAGGCTCTTTCCCCTGGCTGGAGGGCAACATTGTCAGCACTTGGAAACAAGAGGCGCATCCGCGTAGGGATGAATGAGTCTGGACACGCCGGGGGGCAGGGGCAAGGCCGACCTCGCCCCCCGGCCCCGGCTAACTTGCCCGTGGTTCAAGCGGGGAGGGGACGTCTTTCCGCCAAAAAGATCCAGCCCTTGGCGATGCGATAGATGAGCCAGATAGCGGCCCCCGTCAGGATGAAGTAGCCGATAACGACGATGAAGGTCAGCGCCCCCAGGAAAAGCCAGAGCAGGGTGAACCAGAAGGTGCGCATCTGCCAGCGGAAATGGCTTTCGAGCCAGGTGCCGGCGACGTCCTCCTTTTTGATGTAGTTGACGATGACGGCGGCAAAGAGAGAGATGCCGAGGAAGAAACTGGCGGCCTGCAGGGCGTAGACGGCATGGGTCATCTTCACCAGCGGGTCCAGGTTCCGGCCGGTTTTAGGCTCAATTTCCAGCACGGGCGCTTCAGTCTGTTCGGTCATACTTTCCTCCCTTTGATACCTTCTCATCTGCCGAGATTAAACCCATGCCCGGCAAGATGCAAGGACGACGGAATCTCCTGTTGAAATCTCCCAAGCGGTTCGGTAAGATGCGCTATTTCATCTTGTGTGAAAGGGCGTTACAAATCAATGGGTTATAAAAACCTTCGTGAATGTGTCCGTGATCTGGAAACCCGGGGAGAACTTGTCCGCATCGAATGCGAGATCGACCCGAACCTGGAGGCGGCCGCCATCCAGAGAAGAGTCTATCAGGCGGGTGGCCCGGCCCTGTACTTTGCCCGTGTTAAGGGGAGCCGCTTTCCCATGGTCGGCAATCTCTTCGGTACCCTGGAACGGACCCGTACCATCTTCCGGGACACCCTCGATACCTTGGCCCGCCTGGCCGACCTCAAGATCAATCCCGCCTCTTTTTTGAAAAACCCTCTCAAATATGCCGGCGTGCCGCGCGGGGCTCTACACCTGCTGCCCAAGCGAGTGAAGTCTGGCCCGATCCTGGCAGGGCGCACCAGCCTGAGCCAGTTGCCCCAGCTCAAATCCTGGCCAGACGACGGCGGCGCCTTTATCACTCTGCCGCAGGTCTATTCGGAGAGCA
Protein-coding regions in this window:
- the ispF gene encoding 2-C-methyl-D-erythritol 2,4-cyclodiphosphate synthase — translated: MRVGHGYDVHCLVPDRKLILGGVEVPYELGLLGHSDADVLLHAICDAILGALALGDIGRHFPDTDPAYRGISSLVLLRHVMTLAAEKGYAIGNIDATVIAQRPKLAPYIGQMVSHIAEACATESARVNVKATTTEKLGFEGRGEGISTHAIVLLQRIRDEH
- a CDS encoding glutamine--tRNA ligase/YqeY domain fusion protein yields the protein MSTPDAAPVSHFIRNIITADLKEQRVVGPVVTRFPPEPNGYLHIGHAKSICLNFGLAADFGGRCHLRLDDTNPEKESVEYVEAIKDAVRWLGFDWGEHLYYASDYYEQLYDFACQLIAAGKAYVDSLQADEVRALRGTLTEPGQESPYRSRSADENLDLFRRMRAGEFPDGAHTLRAKIDMASPNMNLRDPVMYRIQRASHYRTGNQWCIYPMYDFAHPLSDAIEGVTHSICTLEFEDHRPLYDWFIDNLSLPSRPRQYEFARLNLEYTVMSKRRLLELVQKKDVTGWDDPRMPTIAGLRRRGFTPAAIRTFCDRIGVGKSDSWIDMSVLEDCLREDLNETAPRAMAVLRPLKLVIENYPEDRVEEFEAANHPQRPEMGSRLVPFCREVYIDREDFMEDPPKKFFRLAPGQEVRLRYSYIIRCEQVIKDEQTGEVVEVRCSYDPQTKGAAPADGRKVKGTIHWVSARHAVQAEIRLYDRLFKKANPSGDKDGTDYRSHLNPDSLEILVKCPVEPSLAQAAAGQVFQFERQGYFCVDSRDFAAGALVFNRAATLRDSWAKAGN
- the cysS gene encoding cysteine--tRNA ligase, translating into MTLRVFNTLTGNKEEFVPLQPGKVGMYVCGVTVYDYCHIGHARANIVFDIVYRYLRFAGYDVTYVRNYTDVDDKIIKRANEREISSKELSEEFIRAFDEDMAALGLELPTHQPKATEFIPQIVAIVQKLIDKGMAYEAEGDVYYAVDKFPDYLKLSKRNMDEMRAGARIAPGERKRNPMDFALWKAAKPGEPSWESPWGLGRPGWHIECSAMSVEFLGESFDIHGGGKDLVFPHHENEIAQSEGAFGQPFVKYWLHNGFVNVNQEKMSKSLGNFFTIRDILKKYDPEVVRFFVLSAHYRSPIDFSDKNLEDAKAGLTRFYESLKAARDILEKTPIPNQVPCEMVKDEEREVYDRIEALEDRFCEAMDDDFNTALAIGHLFEAIRGMNRIMGEKRFDECPLSLLVLKDGLTKVEQLGSVLGLFRSEPAAWLAKTQEEGLADSGLSPAVIEGLIEERKQARKNRDFSRADEIRDELAAKGVLLLDSPEGTTWKLK
- the uvrB gene encoding excinuclease ABC subunit UvrB, giving the protein MARFELTSDYQPRGDQPRAIRELVEGIQRQDAHQVLLGVTGSGKTFTMANVVAEVQRPTLVLAHNKTLAAQLYGEFKELFPNNAVEYFVSYYDYYQPEAYVPSTDTFIEKDSSINEEIDKMRHSATRSLLSRRDVLIVASVSCIYGLGSPEAYYGMLVGLEEGMELPRDELLRKLVDIQYSRNDVDFHRGTFRVRGDTVEIFPAYEEDRALRVTYFGDEIESISEVDPLRGKIIDRLPKTAVFPASHYVATKPTLDRAICEIQDELRERIQYFRANNMLLEAQRIEQRTLFDIEMMEEMGYCQGIENYSRFLDSRQPGKPPATLFDYFPEDALLFIDESHVSVSQVGAMYRGDRSRKETLVNYGFRLPSALDNRPLTFEEFEAKGIQTIYVSATPADYELKKAQGVVVEQIVRPTGLIDPPIEVRPAGEQVDDLIHEIRATAAAGERVLVTTLTKRMAEDLTAYLEELQIKVRYLHSDIHTVERMEIIRDLRRGVFDVLIGINLLREGIDIPEVSLVAILDADKEGFLRSERSLIQTCGRAARNVNGHVIMYGDRITRSMQACIDETQRRRTTQLAYNKAHGITPETVKKSLRTILEDIAEKDYIDIPLAAEEQDKYLSAREIKQEIKVLRQQMLQAAAELDFEKAAEYRDRLLALEKHDLGLK
- a CDS encoding acyl-CoA dehydrogenase family protein, with amino-acid sequence MSKPGMEERRSLEVAEAARETEWQLPSFVGEMFMGRFRPALIHPYPEQGAEDRRAGDKILEKLKIFLADKVDADRIDREKEIPPEVIDGLREMGLFGIKLPTEYGGLGLSQVNYNRIVQLVSSHCASTAVLLSAHQSIGVPQPLKMFGTDEQKKAYLPRLAKGEISAFALTEPGAGSDPSKMTTTAIPTDDGEAYIMNGQKLWISNGPVADLLIVMARTNDLEEERPEITAFVVEGKSKGLTTEHRCDFMGLKGIQNGLLRFENVRVPKENIVLGLGKGLKLALQTLNTGRLTLPAACGGAMKQALAMSTEWANERSQWGAPVGHHEAVAAKVATMAAEIFAVESLAWLTSAMADQGEMDIRLEAALAKLFCSEALWRTVDAGVQIRGGRGYETAESLKGRGEAPMPMERLLRDARINLIIEGTSEIMRLFIAREALDPHMRVAGASATSSKIDVIGAGKFYARWYPMLWLPRFKGPEGFELRGPLASHLRFAERASRRLARDLFHMMMLHRQGLQKKQVILGKLVDTGAELFAMSAVLSRCASPGCPAGAEELADLFCRQARRRIKRFHQEVYCNDDTRTYRVARQVLKGSFPWLEGNIVSTWKQEAHPRRDE